From one Chloroflexota bacterium genomic stretch:
- a CDS encoding DUF2321 domain-containing protein — protein sequence MNDGWYDTAQICANGHVINWMSISKPENNRGFCGKCGAPTITNCQYCNAKIMGYYHVGRFTYEEHKKRMREILHPLPNATLDYNTGLTLPSFCPECSEPYPWTEAKLKAAQELTDELDSLKPKERELLKKSLDDIVRDTPQTTVAATRFKKLVAKAGPVVADSFRKILVDVLSETAKKVIWPS from the coding sequence ATGAATGATGGTTGGTATGACACTGCACAGATTTGCGCTAACGGACATGTAATCAACTGGATGTCAATCTCAAAACCTGAGAATAACCGGGGGTTCTGTGGTAAGTGTGGAGCACCAACCATTACCAATTGTCAATATTGTAATGCTAAGATAATGGGCTACTATCATGTAGGACGCTTTACATATGAGGAACATAAAAAAAGAATGCGTGAGATACTGCACCCACTACCTAATGCTACACTTGATTATAATACTGGTTTGACACTGCCAAGCTTCTGCCCTGAATGCAGTGAACCATATCCGTGGACAGAAGCAAAACTCAAAGCCGCACAAGAGCTAACTGATGAACTTGATAGCTTGAAACCAAAAGAGCGTGAACTTCTGAAGAAAAGCCTTGATGATATTGTGCGGGATACGCCTCAAACCACTGTGGCAGCAACTCGGTTCAAAAAGCTTGTTGCTAAGGCTGGACCAGTTGTAGCAGATAGCTTTAGGAAAATTTTGGTAGATGTATTGAGCGAAACGGCCAAGAAAGTAATCTGGCCATCTTAA
- the mtnP gene encoding S-methyl-5'-thioadenosine phosphorylase gives MPDAKIAVIGGSGLYDIEGMENIEEVDINTPFGKPSDKIVVGKLEGIGVAFLPRHGRGHRILPTEVPYRANIYALKSIGVERIIGINSVGSLKEDFKPSDLLIPDQLIDRTRGRVSTFFGEGIAAHISFGEPFCPSLSQLVYGAAKDAGATAHRGGTYVVMEGPAFSTKAESFLYRSWGADVIGMTALPEAKLAREAEICYAVIACITDYDCWRRGHDAVTAEMIIGRLRQNIDTAKRIIKLAVQKVPAKRDCDCATALSTALITAPDVMPEAQKKKLDLLIGKYLRKG, from the coding sequence ATGCCTGATGCTAAGATAGCGGTAATCGGCGGGAGCGGGCTGTATGACATCGAGGGGATGGAAAATATAGAAGAAGTTGACATAAACACGCCGTTCGGCAAGCCGAGCGATAAAATCGTGGTGGGGAAGCTGGAGGGAATTGGGGTTGCTTTTCTGCCCAGGCACGGGCGGGGGCACCGTATCCTCCCCACCGAAGTCCCTTACCGGGCCAATATCTACGCCCTGAAGTCCATCGGGGTGGAGAGGATAATCGGCATCAACTCGGTGGGGAGCCTGAAAGAGGATTTCAAGCCCAGCGACCTGCTCATTCCCGACCAGCTCATCGACCGCACCAGGGGGAGGGTGAGCACCTTCTTCGGGGAGGGAATCGCCGCCCACATCTCCTTCGGCGAGCCGTTCTGTCCGTCACTGAGCCAGCTGGTCTATGGGGCAGCTAAAGATGCTGGCGCCACGGCGCACCGGGGCGGCACCTACGTGGTCATGGAGGGGCCGGCGTTCTCCACCAAAGCGGAATCATTTCTCTACCGCTCCTGGGGGGCGGACGTCATCGGCATGACGGCGCTGCCTGAGGCCAAGCTGGCGCGCGAGGCCGAAATCTGCTACGCTGTTATCGCCTGCATCACCGATTACGACTGCTGGCGCAGAGGCCATGACGCGGTCACCGCCGAGATGATAATCGGTCGTCTGCGCCAGAATATCGACACCGCCAAGCGCATCATCAAGCTGGCAGTGCAAAAAGTCCCGGCAAAACGCGATTGCGATTGTGCCACGGCGTTGAGCACGGCACTGATTACCGCGCCTGACGTCATGCCGGAGGCGCAGAAGAAAAAGCTCGATTTGCTCATCGGCAAGTATCTGAGAAAGGGATAA
- a CDS encoding PAC2 family protein, translating to MNELVKLKARPRLNSPNILAAWPGVGNVAMIVATYLLRKLKFKELGEIEPSYFFDPVGVVVKDNVVEEPKFPQSKFYYLKNKGGGSDLIVFIGEDQPAAKGYELANCVLDVADKFKAPRIFTCAAAMTRIHHTESPGVLGVATSPSAAAIFKKYNLMHAGNLQIAGLNGLLLGVAKEREIDGICLLGEVPVYATRIQNPMAAMAVLEVMTTMLGVEIDLDELAQLAVETKQRMKQVASQAMGEYIDYFTEPIWERGEEEEDEEE from the coding sequence ATGAATGAGTTAGTCAAGCTTAAAGCTCGTCCCAGGTTAAATTCACCGAATATACTCGCCGCCTGGCCAGGCGTTGGGAACGTCGCCATGATTGTGGCTACGTATCTCTTGAGAAAGCTGAAATTTAAAGAACTCGGCGAGATTGAACCGTCGTACTTCTTCGACCCTGTCGGGGTGGTGGTCAAGGACAACGTGGTTGAGGAGCCGAAATTTCCGCAGAGCAAGTTCTACTACTTGAAGAACAAAGGCGGAGGCAGCGACCTCATCGTATTCATCGGCGAGGACCAGCCAGCAGCTAAAGGCTATGAGCTTGCCAACTGCGTCCTCGACGTTGCCGATAAGTTTAAGGCACCGAGGATATTCACCTGTGCCGCGGCAATGACCCGCATCCATCACACCGAATCGCCCGGGGTGCTGGGCGTGGCCACCAGCCCATCGGCAGCGGCCATTTTCAAGAAGTACAACCTGATGCATGCCGGTAACCTGCAAATCGCCGGATTGAATGGGTTGTTGCTGGGGGTGGCCAAGGAACGTGAGATTGATGGCATCTGCCTGCTCGGGGAAGTACCGGTCTACGCCACCCGTATTCAGAACCCGATGGCAGCGATGGCGGTACTCGAGGTGATGACCACGATGCTGGGCGTGGAGATTGACCTTGATGAACTGGCACAACTAGCGGTGGAAACGAAGCAGAGAATGAAGCAGGTGGCCTCGCAGGCGATGGGCGAGTATATTGACTATTTCACCGAGCCGATATGGGAGCGTGGCGAGGAAGAGGAGGACGAGGAGGAGTAA
- the mtnA gene encoding S-methyl-5-thioribose-1-phosphate isomerase: MKAIYTSPIDWLGDRVRILDQRKLPDEEVYLELGDYRDVASAITELKIRGAPAIGVAGGYGIALGALKIESEQKDDFLKKLDAVMATIAATRPTARNLFWAIQRMQKMVESGNDINEIKSALVDEAVKIHAEAVEATRKLSQFGTELIRDGDTVLVHCNAGPLATAGYGTALGIILFAIEQGKKVNVLATETRPVLQGARITTWELKKAGIPVTLITDSMAGYFMQRGEVNCVIVGADRIAANGDTANKIGTYTLAVLAKENNVPFYVAAPTSTIDPSLASGDEIPIEQRKPEEITHIKGVRIAPEGIAVQNPAFDVTPHQYITAIITEKGIMKEPFGEGIRGICRG; encoded by the coding sequence TTGAAAGCGATTTACACTTCGCCGATTGACTGGCTCGGCGACCGCGTGCGCATCCTTGACCAGCGCAAATTGCCTGATGAAGAGGTATATCTGGAGCTGGGCGACTACAGGGATGTTGCCTCAGCCATCACAGAATTGAAAATAAGGGGCGCTCCGGCTATCGGGGTGGCTGGAGGCTATGGGATCGCCCTGGGGGCACTAAAAATTGAATCTGAGCAGAAGGACGATTTTCTGAAGAAGCTTGACGCGGTGATGGCCACCATCGCTGCCACCCGACCCACCGCCCGCAACCTCTTCTGGGCGATTCAGCGCATGCAGAAGATGGTTGAATCGGGTAATGATATAAATGAGATTAAATCGGCGCTGGTTGATGAGGCGGTGAAGATACATGCTGAAGCGGTGGAAGCAACAAGGAAGCTTAGCCAGTTTGGGACAGAGCTCATCCGTGATGGAGATACCGTCCTCGTACACTGCAACGCCGGACCGCTGGCCACCGCCGGCTACGGCACGGCGCTCGGCATTATCTTATTTGCTATAGAACAGGGGAAAAAGGTCAACGTGCTGGCTACGGAGACGCGTCCCGTGCTGCAGGGGGCACGGATTACTACCTGGGAGTTGAAAAAAGCTGGGATACCCGTCACCCTCATCACCGACTCTATGGCGGGCTACTTCATGCAGCGCGGTGAGGTTAACTGTGTTATCGTTGGGGCCGACCGCATTGCCGCCAACGGGGATACGGCCAATAAAATCGGCACGTATACCCTGGCGGTGCTGGCGAAGGAAAATAACGTCCCGTTCTACGTTGCCGCCCCCACCTCCACCATTGACCCCTCCCTCGCCTCCGGAGACGAAATCCCCATCGAGCAGAGAAAGCCGGAGGAGATAACCCATATTAAGGGCGTGCGCATCGCGCCGGAAGGCATTGCGGTACAAAATCCCGCCTTTGATGTTACCCCCCACCAGTACATCACCGCCATCATCACCGAAAAAGGGATAATGAAAGAGCCGTTCGGGGAGGGGATTAGAGGGATTTGTAGAGGATAG
- a CDS encoding helix-turn-helix domain-containing protein: MNRQYDARKISWDSKRIQDLRRHLGLTQRELADQLGTRQQTISEWETGMYQPRGASATLLSIVAEQSKFKYTA, encoded by the coding sequence ATGAACAGACAGTATGATGCACGCAAGATAAGCTGGGACAGCAAGCGCATCCAGGATTTGCGCCGACATCTGGGGCTCACCCAGCGCGAGCTAGCGGACCAGCTAGGAACCCGCCAGCAGACCATCAGCGAGTGGGAGACCGGGATGTACCAGCCACGCGGCGCCTCAGCCACCCTTCTCTCCATCGTCGCCGAGCAGTCCAAGTTTAAATATACCGCCTAA
- a CDS encoding GNAT family N-acetyltransferase: MLGTKVRLREKKLTDARNDYRWQTNPELVRLDAMPLLTSSFPRYLLDYTMALGNPSPKRRTFAIETLDGRHIGNCVYYSIDREKEEAELGIMIGERDCWDRGYGTDAVDTLVDYIFTETGLQRIYLKTLDWNGRAQRCFVKSDFIPCGEMVKNGHRFVLMEVRREQWQKEQGQIKGADF; the protein is encoded by the coding sequence ATGCTGGGCACCAAAGTCAGACTGCGTGAGAAAAAATTAACCGACGCCCGCAACGATTACCGGTGGCAGACCAATCCGGAACTGGTCCGACTTGACGCCATGCCCCTGCTGACCAGCTCTTTCCCGCGATATTTGCTTGACTATACGATGGCGCTGGGCAATCCTTCACCGAAACGCCGTACCTTTGCTATAGAAACCCTTGACGGCAGGCACATTGGCAACTGTGTTTATTACAGCATCGATAGGGAGAAGGAGGAGGCGGAGCTGGGTATCATGATAGGTGAACGGGACTGCTGGGACAGGGGTTATGGCACCGATGCCGTGGACACGCTCGTGGATTATATTTTCACCGAGACCGGTCTGCAGCGGATTTACCTGAAAACTCTGGACTGGAATGGGCGGGCACAGCGTTGCTTTGTTAAAAGCGACTTCATCCCCTGCGGAGAAATGGTGAAGAACGGGCATCGCTTTGTGCTCATGGAGGTGAGGAGAGAACAGTGGCAAAAAGAGCAGGGTCAGATTAAAGGAGCTGATTTTTGA
- a CDS encoding deoxyuridine 5'-triphosphate nucleotidohydrolase translates to MTTVLSRAEIRRLLKGKLPLVEGWVDLEQQLQPNGIDLTLREVSLLQSAGTIAVDNSQRQVSELAPLVFDGLGYIDLVAGIYLITYNEIVNLPEDITALAAPRSSLLRCGVTINTAVWDAGYAGRSQSLMVVYNPQGFRLQRNARIVQLIFFKLTGKTRGYRGTYQGENV, encoded by the coding sequence ATGACCACTGTACTGTCGCGTGCCGAAATACGCCGATTGCTGAAAGGGAAGTTACCTCTGGTGGAGGGCTGGGTGGACCTGGAGCAGCAGCTCCAACCCAACGGCATCGACCTCACCCTGCGCGAGGTTTCTCTGCTCCAGTCAGCCGGTACCATAGCCGTGGATAACAGCCAGCGCCAGGTCTCCGAACTGGCTCCCCTTGTCTTTGACGGACTGGGCTACATTGACCTTGTAGCCGGCATATACCTGATTACCTACAATGAAATCGTCAACCTGCCCGAAGATATCACCGCGCTCGCGGCGCCCCGTTCCAGCCTGCTCCGCTGCGGCGTCACTATCAACACGGCGGTATGGGATGCCGGCTACGCGGGACGCTCGCAGTCACTTATGGTTGTCTATAACCCTCAGGGATTCCGACTGCAGCGCAATGCCCGAATCGTGCAACTTATTTTCTTCAAACTGACTGGGAAGACCAGGGGCTACCGGGGAACCTATCAGGGAGAAAATGTCTAG
- a CDS encoding HAD-IA family hydrolase, whose protein sequence is MIKAVFFDLYHTLLGYDPPREELQAEALKDFGIEVNSESLLHPLVVADEYIYREHARVSLGQRSKEEQMAVWAQYERILLREADIEADDQRIMGLLGKMREFELKQVLFDDVLPTLNELKKQGLTLGLISNVDQDITTLLDNLGLTALLQVVVTSQDTGFNKPSPEIFQEAVKRAGVRANEALYVGDQYQIDVVGANRAGMKGILIDRIDYFTEVNDCPRLHNLMQILEYLA, encoded by the coding sequence ATGATTAAAGCGGTCTTCTTTGACCTGTACCATACGCTGCTTGGCTATGACCCACCAAGGGAAGAACTCCAGGCAGAGGCTTTGAAGGACTTTGGCATTGAGGTGAATTCGGAGAGCCTTCTCCACCCCCTGGTTGTCGCCGATGAGTATATCTACCGGGAACATGCCCGTGTTTCGCTGGGCCAGCGTTCCAAGGAAGAGCAGATGGCGGTCTGGGCGCAGTACGAGCGCATACTGCTCAGGGAAGCCGACATTGAAGCCGATGACCAGCGCATTATGGGACTGCTGGGGAAGATGAGAGAGTTTGAGCTGAAGCAGGTGCTTTTCGACGACGTTTTGCCCACACTGAACGAGCTCAAGAAACAGGGACTGACTCTGGGCCTCATTTCCAATGTGGATCAGGATATCACCACGCTATTGGACAACCTGGGACTGACAGCTTTGCTTCAGGTGGTGGTGACCTCACAGGACACGGGCTTCAACAAACCGAGTCCGGAGATATTTCAGGAGGCGGTGAAAAGGGCTGGAGTTCGGGCTAACGAAGCCCTCTACGTCGGCGACCAGTACCAGATCGATGTCGTCGGCGCCAATCGGGCCGGGATGAAGGGGATTTTGATCGACCGCATTGATTATTTTACCGAAGTGAACGATTGTCCCCGTCTTCATAACCTCATGCAGATACTGGAATACCTGGCCTAA
- a CDS encoding ATP-binding protein, which translates to MRKPFRQFIETELGSGFVLIACGLPGTWKTEATEEVARITGYPLLRTDLIRLELLKNEDVFDEKVAADMDKRTMVYDEMFRQAAEESLDKKGGGVILDATFITQSLRRRAAAIAAERNYRFVILQTDCPQAVAIRRILARTKDNYQSNALTEQAYLNNKKRFESVDLDDLKSLHPNLDIAHLTVDTSQDPPEDWYIIGVARK; encoded by the coding sequence GTGAGAAAACCGTTTCGGCAGTTTATCGAAACCGAGCTGGGCTCAGGTTTTGTGCTTATCGCCTGCGGTCTTCCCGGTACCTGGAAAACGGAGGCAACCGAGGAGGTGGCTAGGATTACCGGCTACCCATTGCTGCGAACCGACCTCATCAGGCTGGAGCTGCTGAAAAATGAAGACGTTTTTGACGAAAAGGTGGCCGCCGATATGGATAAGCGCACCATGGTCTATGACGAGATGTTCCGGCAGGCAGCGGAAGAAAGTCTTGATAAAAAAGGCGGAGGGGTGATACTGGATGCGACCTTCATCACCCAATCGTTGCGGCGGCGGGCCGCGGCCATTGCGGCGGAGCGCAATTACAGGTTTGTTATCCTGCAAACCGACTGTCCGCAGGCGGTAGCCATCAGGAGAATCCTGGCGCGGACCAAAGATAACTACCAATCAAATGCCCTCACCGAACAGGCTTACCTCAACAATAAAAAGAGGTTCGAATCAGTAGACCTGGATGATTTAAAGAGCCTGCATCCGAACCTGGATATCGCTCATCTGACCGTTGATACCAGTCAGGACCCACCGGAAGACTGGTACATCATCGGTGTAGCGAGAAAGTAG
- the groES gene encoding co-chaperone GroES, with amino-acid sequence MAVKLQPLADRLVVKPIEAEEKTKAGIYLPDTAKEKPQEGEVVAVGPGRLSDDGKRIAMDIKVGDIVIYAKYGGTEIKLDDEEYMILRESDVLAKKGK; translated from the coding sequence ATGGCAGTCAAGTTGCAGCCGCTCGCAGACAGATTGGTGGTGAAACCGATTGAAGCTGAGGAAAAAACCAAGGCGGGGATCTATTTGCCGGATACAGCCAAAGAGAAACCGCAGGAGGGCGAGGTCGTTGCGGTGGGACCCGGCAGGCTATCCGATGATGGCAAGCGCATTGCCATGGATATCAAGGTAGGTGACATCGTAATCTATGCTAAATACGGCGGCACCGAGATAAAGCTCGACGATGAAGAATATATGATTCTGCGCGAGAGCGATGTTCTGGCCAAGAAGGGCAAGTAA
- a CDS encoding methionine synthase: MPGVEFNCLPTIIGSMPHTDPGVACSQIAHYLRDIPAWPQLPRRSFLENMYVQYSQGFPGVMVNEAEKKIYVNRNQDLDQPLEQLYSAFLENRSDEFAISADYAAGLYRFLALDNLAPKAVKGHVTGPVTWGLTVADEDGKGILYDDVLGDAVPKLLRLKATWQERELKQICRRTIIFVDEPYMSAFGSVGMMLSKEKVVSLLNEVFGGIEGLKGVHCCGNTDWSVILGSDVDIISFDAYNYAQSLSLYPEDVKRFLERGGTVAWGIVPNEEEALKRESAASLKDRLEEAIAPFTRNGVSFRQLIAQGLVTPSCGLASLASEEAAVRVLELLAELSLSIRRRYGM; the protein is encoded by the coding sequence ATGCCTGGAGTGGAATTCAACTGTTTGCCAACGATTATCGGCAGCATGCCCCATACCGACCCTGGTGTGGCGTGTTCGCAGATTGCCCATTATCTCAGAGACATCCCGGCCTGGCCGCAGCTGCCCAGGCGCTCGTTTCTGGAGAATATGTATGTCCAGTACAGCCAGGGGTTCCCCGGGGTGATGGTCAACGAGGCGGAGAAGAAAATCTATGTGAATCGCAATCAGGACCTGGACCAGCCTCTGGAACAGCTTTACTCGGCCTTTCTGGAGAACAGGTCAGATGAATTTGCCATCAGCGCCGATTATGCCGCCGGGCTCTACCGCTTTTTGGCGCTGGATAACCTGGCACCGAAAGCAGTGAAAGGGCACGTGACGGGTCCGGTTACCTGGGGGCTTACCGTGGCCGATGAGGATGGCAAGGGCATCCTTTACGACGATGTTCTGGGCGATGCCGTGCCCAAGCTGCTGCGACTGAAAGCGACCTGGCAGGAGAGAGAGCTGAAGCAGATATGTCGCCGCACCATTATCTTCGTCGATGAGCCGTATATGTCGGCCTTTGGCTCGGTGGGCATGATGCTTTCGAAGGAGAAGGTGGTCAGCCTGCTTAACGAGGTATTCGGCGGTATCGAGGGGCTCAAGGGTGTCCACTGCTGCGGCAACACCGACTGGTCGGTGATACTGGGGAGCGATGTCGATATCATCAGCTTTGACGCCTATAACTACGCCCAGTCACTGAGCCTCTATCCTGAGGATGTGAAAAGATTTCTGGAGCGGGGCGGCACCGTCGCCTGGGGAATTGTCCCCAACGAGGAGGAAGCCCTGAAACGTGAATCCGCGGCCAGCTTGAAAGACCGCCTTGAAGAAGCGATAGCGCCTTTTACCAGAAACGGCGTTTCTTTCCGTCAGTTAATCGCGCAGGGGCTGGTGACGCCGAGCTGCGGACTGGCCTCGCTGGCCAGCGAAGAGGCCGCCGTCCGCGTGCTGGAACTACTCGCCGAGCTTTCCCTTTCGATAAGGAGACGCTATGGAATGTAA
- a CDS encoding TldD/PmbA family protein, translating into MAALISESVAVWWEVVNVEEILIQAKKAAEDAEVFSVSSEETQVSFETNRLKHLQTKQQTSVALRIIRQGRLGYAVTTNPDEHPNLVDNAVETSRFGMTARFELPSTNSYPQIEVFSADVESVPVETMVELGEQLISAVTKHTPGIICEAEVTRGVVSVRLMNSRGGQAEYRKSYFSFGIEGNLTQGTDMLFVGDSASSCQPIMEPGTVTDTVLQQLELAKEQATVPTKSLPTIFTPNGVASALVMPLMAAFNGKTVLEGASPIGQKLGERVFDQKFQLWDDPVIPLRPSSRPCDDEGVPSQRTPLVEAGKVTSFLYDLQTAALANTRSTGNGSRGHGGLPSPSPSAFVVAPGSSTFGDMVGDIKEGLVVEQLMGAGQGNILGGDFSGNVLLGYKVENGKIVGRVKDTMVSGNVYQVLKEIVALGRESRWVGGFLQTPHIYCPALSVASKG; encoded by the coding sequence ATGGCAGCCCTCATATCCGAATCCGTCGCTGTCTGGTGGGAGGTAGTTAACGTGGAAGAGATACTGATTCAGGCGAAAAAAGCAGCCGAGGATGCGGAGGTCTTTTCAGTATCATCTGAGGAGACCCAGGTAAGTTTCGAGACCAATCGGCTGAAGCATCTCCAGACAAAACAGCAGACCAGCGTGGCGCTGCGCATCATTCGTCAGGGCAGGCTCGGTTACGCCGTCACCACCAACCCTGATGAACACCCAAACCTGGTAGATAATGCCGTTGAGACATCGCGGTTCGGTATGACGGCCAGGTTTGAGCTACCATCGACAAATTCATATCCGCAGATTGAGGTTTTCAGCGCTGACGTCGAATCCGTACCCGTAGAAACAATGGTTGAGCTCGGCGAACAACTCATCTCCGCGGTTACCAAGCACACTCCGGGCATCATCTGCGAGGCCGAGGTGACCAGAGGAGTGGTCTCAGTACGGCTGATGAATTCTCGTGGCGGGCAGGCGGAGTACCGCAAAAGCTATTTCAGCTTTGGCATCGAAGGCAATTTAACCCAGGGCACCGATATGCTATTTGTTGGAGATAGTGCCAGCTCTTGCCAGCCGATAATGGAGCCAGGCACCGTAACCGATACTGTGCTTCAGCAACTGGAGCTGGCAAAGGAACAGGCAACGGTGCCCACAAAATCGCTGCCGACCATCTTCACCCCGAATGGAGTGGCCAGCGCCCTCGTCATGCCGCTGATGGCGGCCTTCAACGGCAAGACGGTACTGGAAGGGGCTTCCCCGATTGGGCAAAAGCTTGGTGAAAGGGTCTTTGACCAAAAATTTCAACTATGGGATGACCCGGTGATTCCCCTCCGGCCGAGCAGTCGACCCTGCGATGATGAAGGTGTGCCCAGCCAGCGCACCCCGCTTGTTGAGGCCGGGAAAGTAACCAGCTTCCTCTACGACCTTCAGACCGCTGCTCTGGCAAATACCCGGAGCACCGGCAACGGCAGCCGGGGTCATGGCGGATTGCCGTCTCCATCTCCGAGTGCTTTCGTGGTGGCTCCGGGCAGCTCCACCTTTGGCGATATGGTGGGGGACATCAAGGAAGGGCTGGTGGTGGAGCAGCTTATGGGTGCCGGACAGGGTAACATTCTGGGCGGCGATTTCAGCGGCAATGTCCTGCTAGGCTACAAGGTGGAAAATGGTAAAATAGTGGGTAGAGTGAAGGATACCATGGTTTCCGGGAATGTCTATCAGGTGCTGAAAGAAATCGTTGCCCTTGGCCGTGAGTCCAGGTGGGTGGGGGGCTTTTTACAGACCCCGCATATATACTGTCCCGCTCTATCGGTGGCGAGTAAGGGGTAG
- a CDS encoding NTPase has translation MKTVYLLTGRPGTGKTSLVRQAVAELKGKAGGFYTEEIRVQGTRLGFKLITLDGQEAVLAHVDFHSRYRVGKYDVDIDSLNKVGVPVLEEAIGQRDVIVIDEIGKMELFSNRFREVVLEAIQSGKRVLGTIMLKPDPWADDIKRQPQVKLVEVTRTDYYRVLADIKSWVKDGV, from the coding sequence ATGAAGACAGTATACCTGCTTACCGGCAGGCCGGGGACAGGAAAGACCAGCCTGGTCAGGCAGGCAGTCGCGGAATTAAAGGGAAAAGCAGGCGGCTTCTACACCGAGGAGATACGTGTTCAAGGCACGAGGCTCGGCTTCAAACTTATCACGCTGGACGGTCAGGAGGCAGTGCTGGCCCACGTTGACTTTCATAGCCGATACCGGGTGGGAAAATACGACGTTGATATTGACAGCCTGAATAAGGTGGGAGTTCCCGTGCTGGAGGAAGCAATCGGGCAGCGCGATGTCATCGTCATCGATGAAATAGGCAAGATGGAATTGTTTTCAAATCGCTTCCGGGAAGTCGTGCTGGAAGCAATTCAGAGTGGTAAGCGGGTGCTCGGCACCATCATGCTCAAACCTGACCCGTGGGCAGATGATATCAAACGTCAGCCGCAGGTCAAACTCGTTGAAGTTACCCGAACCGATTATTACCGAGTGCTGGCTGATATAAAAAGCTGGGTAAAAGATGGGGTGTAG
- a CDS encoding DUF2851 family protein, which yields MFTLPATIPGRQKESERCRQKGRAAASEAGISEYYLIQVWQRLPRRAALITEEDEPIHLIYPGRGNDDRGADLRDAVILTRQGLVKGDIEFHRWSSGWKRHRHHQDPAYNRTILHAVMWRDTEPVTQLQNGKQVPVLALSKHLESTAKQRMGTDYGADVFALPCYQAVKSMPINEIDKILDTAGRERFLAKATAFRGELSRDTPEQIFYRGIMGALGYSKNKLPFEELAHKVPLHHLEALARRYQLDDQSLPRQQALLLGTAGLLPSQRGIRDFAVTSDHRVELLERYWSGYDRGHVMSADSWRLVKVRPNNFPVRRIAGISYLILRYREEGILEESIKLISKTQIDQACLALEAALMVMASDYWKTYYDFGCYSRHIVPALIGNSRATAIVVNIILPFTYAWSGFNAQPELAARSLAIFTAYPKTSTNAIERHMSRQLGRSCVPINSAQRQQGLIHIYKTLCTQGKCAVCPLGTDAE from the coding sequence ATGTTCACCTTGCCAGCGACTATACCGGGCAGACAGAAAGAGAGCGAACGCTGCCGGCAAAAGGGCCGGGCAGCGGCGTCTGAAGCTGGAATATCGGAATACTACCTCATTCAGGTCTGGCAACGGCTCCCCCGTAGAGCCGCTCTCATCACAGAGGAAGACGAGCCAATTCACCTTATCTACCCGGGGAGGGGAAACGATGACCGGGGGGCTGATCTAAGAGACGCCGTCATCTTAACGCGCCAGGGATTGGTGAAGGGCGACATCGAATTTCACCGGTGGTCAAGTGGTTGGAAGCGGCATCGCCATCATCAGGACCCGGCTTATAATCGCACCATCCTGCACGCGGTGATGTGGCGTGATACCGAGCCGGTTACTCAGCTGCAGAATGGAAAGCAGGTCCCGGTTCTCGCGCTGAGCAAACACCTGGAAAGCACTGCCAAACAGCGAATGGGGACCGATTATGGCGCAGATGTCTTTGCCCTGCCCTGCTATCAAGCCGTTAAATCGATGCCGATAAATGAAATAGATAAAATACTGGATACTGCCGGGCGGGAACGTTTCTTGGCCAAAGCGACCGCATTTCGAGGCGAATTAAGCAGAGACACACCGGAACAGATATTTTACCGGGGAATAATGGGGGCACTGGGCTATTCGAAAAACAAACTCCCCTTCGAGGAACTGGCCCACAAAGTGCCCTTACACCATCTGGAAGCCCTAGCTCGGCGTTATCAGTTGGATGACCAAAGCCTTCCCCGACAGCAAGCACTGCTTCTGGGTACCGCCGGTTTACTGCCATCGCAACGCGGCATCCGTGACTTTGCCGTAACAAGTGACCACCGGGTTGAATTACTGGAAAGATACTGGTCTGGATATGACCGCGGGCACGTAATGTCAGCCGATAGCTGGCGCCTGGTTAAAGTCAGACCGAACAACTTCCCCGTACGTCGCATTGCCGGCATAAGCTACCTGATACTTCGCTATCGTGAAGAGGGTATATTAGAAGAGAGCATCAAGTTAATATCGAAGACGCAAATTGACCAAGCGTGCCTGGCGCTTGAAGCCGCCCTGATGGTAATGGCCAGTGACTACTGGAAGACATACTATGACTTCGGTTGCTACAGCAGACACATCGTCCCGGCACTCATCGGGAACAGCCGTGCCACCGCCATTGTCGTCAACATCATCCTGCCTTTTACCTACGCCTGGAGCGGATTCAATGCACAACCGGAACTGGCGGCCAGGTCTCTGGCGATATTCACCGCCTACCCCAAAACGAGCACCAACGCCATTGAAAGACACATGTCAAGGCAGCTTGGCCGCAGTTGCGTGCCCATAAATTCGGCACAGCGGCAGCAGGGATTAATTCACATCTATAAAACACTCTGCACGCAGGGGAAATGCGCTGTTTGTCCATTGGGTACGGATGCAGAATAG